One segment of Acidianus sp. HS-5 DNA contains the following:
- the soxB gene encoding proton pump complex quinol oxidase subunit SoxB, which produces MKLYPKSTVGVALMYTGGALAWLAVLGIAALWFRTILLSPHICCPKIGENVISPLYYFLVTMHGQIGMFIVVPDLTLAAAAYGLYKSKMNILHFKIMTIAFWLINLPLIFAFAGQPTTGWYEYPPLSLQTGTWIVYGAMHDAKLLIGLGYFMQVINTIGAIIGGLTLFFDGYKTRPREGKIPIFAAYGMAFGGMFMPITIVALTGAALWYSLYFWFGVPVNPLTWVVLFWFYGHPVVYYVPFTVFGGLYVLIPHYAGRPLYSERWARWNIALLFTFGMLAWVHHLQTWPLPVAIRAFITPTTLILAAGSGLTVLNLGLTIFTGKGYNWKNPIGMASLIALIGFILGGIQALMLPENPLNILVHNTYYIVGHFHMMIWTIIIIGFTAILLDMLKAKMGNADFSNLGRGLLTAGLMMWTSSALALGYVMSYAGYNGLVRRWDAYPLQYLPYMDAMTYLAVTMAASFVMFAIPILVTLLPIKTSAFWVSTEAPSLPSTSLPGTMAKHDK; this is translated from the coding sequence ATGAAGTTATATCCTAAGTCTACAGTAGGAGTAGCACTAATGTATACTGGAGGAGCACTAGCCTGGCTAGCAGTATTAGGGATTGCAGCGTTATGGTTTAGGACAATATTATTATCTCCACACATATGTTGTCCAAAAATAGGAGAGAACGTAATTTCTCCTTTATACTACTTCTTGGTGACAATGCACGGACAAATAGGAATGTTCATTGTAGTTCCGGACTTGACTTTAGCGGCAGCGGCTTACGGGCTTTATAAGAGTAAAATGAACATATTGCACTTTAAGATAATGACCATAGCTTTCTGGTTAATCAACCTGCCGCTGATATTCGCATTTGCAGGACAGCCCACAACTGGTTGGTACGAATATCCTCCTTTATCTTTACAGACTGGAACTTGGATAGTATACGGCGCAATGCATGATGCAAAGTTATTGATAGGCTTAGGCTACTTCATGCAGGTTATTAACACAATAGGAGCAATAATTGGTGGGCTTACATTATTCTTCGACGGATATAAGACCAGACCTAGGGAAGGAAAAATACCGATATTTGCCGCATACGGAATGGCTTTTGGAGGAATGTTCATGCCAATAACAATTGTTGCATTAACGGGAGCTGCCCTATGGTATTCATTATACTTCTGGTTCGGAGTCCCCGTAAATCCCTTAACTTGGGTAGTGCTGTTCTGGTTCTACGGTCACCCTGTGGTTTACTATGTCCCATTCACAGTATTCGGAGGGTTGTACGTTTTAATTCCTCATTATGCAGGAAGACCCTTATACAGTGAAAGGTGGGCTAGGTGGAACATAGCATTACTCTTCACTTTCGGAATGTTAGCTTGGGTCCACCATCTACAAACATGGCCTCTACCTGTAGCAATAAGGGCTTTCATAACTCCGACTACGTTAATACTTGCAGCTGGCTCTGGGCTTACTGTCTTGAACTTAGGTTTAACAATCTTCACCGGCAAGGGATATAATTGGAAGAACCCAATAGGAATGGCTTCATTAATTGCATTAATAGGCTTCATATTAGGCGGAATACAAGCTTTAATGCTACCAGAAAACCCACTCAATATTCTAGTCCACAATACTTACTACATTGTAGGGCACTTCCACATGATGATATGGACTATTATAATAATAGGATTTACAGCAATCTTATTAGATATGCTAAAGGCTAAGATGGGTAATGCAGACTTCTCCAATTTAGGTAGAGGTTTACTAACAGCAGGATTAATGATGTGGACTTCCTCAGCACTAGCTCTAGGTTATGTAATGAGCTATGCCGGATACAACGGACTAGTAAGGAGGTGGGATGCTTATCCTCTCCAGTATTTACCTTACATGGACGCAATGACTTACTTAGCAGTAACAATGGCAGCATCGTTCGTAATGTTCGCTATACCCATTTTAGTAACTTTATTGCCTATAAAAACTTCAGCCTTCTGGGTCTCAACAGAGGCTCCTTCTCTACCGTCAACTTCCTTACCCGGGACAATGGCAAAGCACGATAAATAA
- a CDS encoding DUF1404 domain-containing protein: MIRYSKEFEKKDLILPIALLVAFLNPFTQGLEFTNPIAYMLDHYAIYAAGVLLGYKLLRTNFYLFLLGVIPAGFWHIPMFFALGASFAQYRAIEELTLFLGGLIAGGYIPQMKLSGKVGALAVYMIADSILSIFFILEYKQYTHNCYSFLAYTPSQLPFVGISMFAVMNIILIYAIVKILRNAAIF; the protein is encoded by the coding sequence ATGATTAGATACTCTAAAGAATTCGAAAAAAAGGATTTAATCCTTCCCATAGCCCTTTTAGTTGCATTCCTTAATCCTTTTACACAAGGTTTAGAATTTACGAACCCCATTGCTTATATGTTAGACCATTATGCGATTTATGCAGCTGGAGTCCTCCTAGGTTATAAGTTACTTAGGACAAACTTTTACCTCTTCCTGCTAGGTGTAATACCTGCAGGATTCTGGCACATCCCCATGTTTTTTGCATTAGGAGCTTCTTTTGCCCAATATAGGGCAATAGAGGAGCTTACCCTTTTCCTGGGCGGTTTAATTGCTGGAGGTTATATTCCTCAAATGAAACTTTCCGGTAAGGTAGGAGCACTTGCTGTATACATGATAGCTGACAGCATTCTTAGTATATTCTTCATCTTAGAGTACAAACAATATACTCACAACTGTTACTCCTTTCTGGCGTATACTCCTTCTCAGCTGCCTTTTGTCGGAATTTCAATGTTTGCGGTAATGAATATCATCTTAATATATGCAATAGTTAAAATACTAAGGAATGCGGCAATATTCTAA
- a CDS encoding DUF5678 domain-containing protein — MPESLEVTDPKYLGKYIAVDENFNIICYADTREELIEESNKKRYRITDYAIVYIPKYVEVKGR, encoded by the coding sequence ATGCCTGAGAGTTTAGAGGTAACTGATCCTAAATACTTAGGAAAATACATCGCAGTTGATGAAAATTTTAACATAATATGCTACGCAGACACGAGAGAAGAATTAATAGAAGAATCAAACAAAAAAAGATATAGAATAACAGATTATGCAATAGTATATATCCCTAAGTACGTCGAAGTTAAAGGTCGTTAA
- a CDS encoding LPXTG cell wall anchor domain-containing protein, whose protein sequence is MTNMIVFVASATTSASPASIPFENFFGFLLAGLAILAGIGYYLLMRKKAI, encoded by the coding sequence GTGACAAACATGATCGTCTTCGTAGCTTCTGCAACAACATCAGCATCTCCGGCAAGTATTCCTTTTGAGAACTTTTTTGGATTCCTATTAGCGGGTTTAGCAATACTGGCAGGGATAGGCTATTATCTCTTGATGAGAAAAAAAGCCATCTAA
- the soxA gene encoding proton pump complex quinol oxidase subunit SoxA: protein MSAKHRDWEKIWFGVMLILVIIFIAWSYESILTGSTATYRYGLPLKCGLPSKLPNGTIVIYMLAVQWAWIPQNVSELIYLPNGTVHQVLITDAIKYIDGYPYISVYPKQPIELVLYSNNVVHAFYMQLPHGDQNWNIVPGVNSYAFFYAPTTPGNYSFHCAEYCGIGHSYMYGYFEVQ, encoded by the coding sequence ATGAGTGCAAAACACAGGGATTGGGAAAAGATATGGTTCGGCGTAATGTTAATTCTTGTAATAATATTCATAGCATGGTCATACGAATCCATCCTCACAGGCTCTACTGCAACTTATAGATACGGTCTACCGTTAAAGTGCGGTCTACCTTCAAAGTTACCTAACGGAACAATAGTTATTTACATGTTGGCAGTACAGTGGGCATGGATACCTCAGAACGTATCGGAATTAATATATCTACCTAATGGTACTGTTCATCAAGTTTTAATTACCGATGCAATAAAATACATTGACGGTTATCCATACATTAGCGTTTATCCTAAGCAACCAATAGAATTGGTGCTTTACAGTAATAACGTAGTTCACGCATTTTACATGCAGTTACCTCACGGAGACCAGAACTGGAACATAGTGCCTGGAGTAAATAGTTATGCATTCTTCTATGCTCCAACGACTCCCGGTAACTATTCCTTCCACTGCGCAGAGTATTGCGGTATCGGTCACTCCTACATGTACGGATATTTTGAAGTACAATGA
- a CDS encoding PaREP1 family protein, whose product MSIPLSETYLKEADEFLAKGDTVQASEKYYKAAEEALKLLMIKNNVNVLKEAEEKGKWDLNLLNEAVDELAKIYGEEIIADWAAAVSLITAKLAPNVISELSNYVRHIVSIASTKD is encoded by the coding sequence ATGTCAATACCTTTATCAGAAACTTATTTGAAGGAGGCAGATGAATTTTTAGCTAAAGGAGATACTGTTCAAGCCAGCGAGAAGTATTACAAAGCAGCAGAAGAGGCATTAAAACTTCTAATGATAAAAAATAATGTTAATGTGTTAAAAGAAGCAGAGGAAAAAGGAAAGTGGGATTTAAACCTACTTAACGAAGCAGTTGATGAACTGGCTAAAATTTACGGTGAGGAGATTATTGCTGACTGGGCTGCTGCAGTGAGTTTAATTACAGCCAAATTGGCCCCTAACGTAATAAGTGAATTATCAAATTATGTGAGACATATTGTCAGTATCGCGTCAACAAAAGATTGA
- a CDS encoding conjugal transfer protein, which translates to MAGGQYYVLGILRIAKDSNVTVTATRLQKVVFLVEKELNRDLGYEFIPYYFGPFSKELQDDVYELKKEGYVEVKEEAVEDIITGALVGFKKAYEITDNAPSISLDDEFVRFVSEKLVVPLNDLLRYVYIKYPEYTAHSLIKDKIF; encoded by the coding sequence ATGGCTGGTGGACAGTATTATGTGCTGGGGATACTACGTATTGCTAAAGATTCAAACGTCACAGTGACTGCAACAAGATTACAGAAGGTCGTATTTTTAGTGGAGAAAGAGCTCAACCGCGATCTAGGATATGAATTTATACCATATTATTTTGGTCCATTTAGTAAGGAGCTTCAGGACGACGTTTATGAACTTAAAAAGGAGGGTTATGTGGAGGTTAAAGAAGAGGCAGTAGAGGACATAATAACTGGGGCTTTAGTGGGATTTAAGAAAGCATACGAGATAACTGATAATGCACCTTCAATATCTTTAGATGACGAGTTCGTTAGGTTTGTGTCAGAGAAGCTTGTAGTTCCTTTGAATGACCTCCTTAGATATGTATACATTAAATATCCAGAGTATACCGCACATTCCTTAATTAAGGACAAAATATTTTAG
- a CDS encoding APC family permease, translating to MSRQSTTSSGVKLKRELRLIDLYFAGLTAVIGSGWIFGSLETASAAGPAAILSWLFGGVFILLIALVWAEVGTAIPVAGGAVRYAKYSHGGLAASVISWSVILTYIAVPAAEAVAVIEVLQGALSLYGITSLTLCSSGFPTAEGLVIALALSAAFFFINYVGISALRASNFGITLWKLVIPSLTVLAILILGVPRFTSNFTTPSFAPYGVLPVFSAIPATGVAFAYLGFRQPIEMAAEAKMPGRDIWRAVLAVVGTSVLLYTMLQVVFIGGFTWNSSAFGTKGISPGNWVGLSSVKPPIYSFPFFYEVAGLGLGALAIILAIDGVVSPIGTLSQYMASTSRVLYGTSKEGFLSDKFFEIHPKYRVPVWGLIATMIVTVVLLVMAYAGTLVSSVGGAWSALVSIITTTGVFSYIIGSVFLPISRKYAPDVPRPFKLPAHQIISGIAFVVSGLLVYWGAGSLIAPCDPYGGYILIAVMLAGALTYFTYKEKKPCDIKAGMWVIAMLVFAGVLVALGGYGFGIIPCSPIPWPWFIDIIANIGFYFWALSSAVPECHIKYNINKGVEASNTESQ from the coding sequence ATGTCTAGACAAAGCACAACTTCATCAGGTGTAAAATTAAAAAGAGAGTTACGTTTAATAGACCTGTATTTTGCAGGTTTAACTGCGGTAATAGGTTCAGGATGGATATTCGGAAGTCTGGAAACAGCGTCTGCAGCGGGACCTGCAGCAATACTTAGTTGGCTATTTGGAGGTGTTTTCATTCTTCTCATAGCGTTAGTTTGGGCTGAAGTAGGTACAGCAATACCAGTAGCTGGTGGAGCAGTTAGATATGCTAAATACTCTCATGGTGGATTAGCTGCTTCAGTAATAAGTTGGAGTGTAATATTAACTTATATTGCGGTACCTGCAGCTGAGGCAGTTGCAGTGATTGAAGTACTTCAGGGCGCTTTAAGCTTATACGGGATAACTTCCTTGACTTTATGTTCCTCAGGTTTTCCCACTGCTGAAGGACTTGTAATTGCTTTAGCACTATCTGCTGCATTCTTCTTCATAAATTATGTAGGAATTTCAGCGCTCAGAGCAAGTAATTTTGGGATAACATTATGGAAATTAGTAATACCTTCGCTCACAGTTTTAGCAATACTAATACTAGGTGTACCTAGGTTTACATCAAACTTTACAACGCCCTCATTTGCTCCATACGGGGTTTTACCGGTATTCTCTGCAATTCCTGCTACTGGAGTAGCTTTTGCTTACTTAGGGTTTAGGCAACCTATAGAGATGGCTGCAGAAGCTAAAATGCCTGGAAGGGACATATGGAGGGCAGTATTAGCAGTTGTAGGTACTTCAGTATTGCTTTACACAATGCTTCAAGTAGTATTCATAGGAGGATTTACTTGGAATTCATCAGCCTTCGGAACTAAGGGTATATCGCCAGGTAATTGGGTTGGATTAAGCTCTGTAAAACCTCCAATATATTCGTTCCCGTTCTTTTACGAAGTTGCAGGTTTAGGGTTAGGTGCATTAGCAATAATATTAGCTATTGACGGCGTAGTTTCTCCCATTGGTACTTTAAGCCAATACATGGCATCAACTTCAAGAGTTCTTTACGGAACTTCTAAGGAAGGATTCCTCTCAGATAAGTTCTTCGAAATTCACCCTAAGTACAGAGTTCCAGTGTGGGGATTAATTGCAACAATGATAGTTACAGTAGTCCTCTTAGTAATGGCTTATGCTGGTACTTTAGTCTCCTCTGTTGGAGGAGCTTGGAGCGCATTAGTTTCAATTATAACTACTACCGGAGTGTTCTCTTACATTATAGGCTCAGTGTTCCTTCCAATTAGTAGAAAATATGCTCCAGACGTACCGAGACCTTTCAAGTTACCAGCTCACCAGATTATCTCTGGAATAGCTTTCGTAGTATCCGGGCTGTTAGTATACTGGGGTGCAGGATCTTTAATAGCACCTTGTGACCCCTACGGTGGTTATATTTTAATAGCAGTAATGTTAGCTGGAGCTCTTACATACTTCACTTATAAAGAGAAAAAACCTTGCGACATTAAAGCTGGAATGTGGGTTATAGCAATGTTAGTATTTGCTGGAGTTCTAGTAGCCTTAGGCGGTTACGGTTTTGGAATAATACCATGCTCTCCAATACCTTGGCCATGGTTCATCGATATCATAGCAAACATAGGGTTCTATTTTTGGGCGTTATCGTCAGCAGTCCCAGAATGCCACATAAAGTATAATATAAATAAAGGAGTAGAGGCAAGTAATACCGAAAGCCAATAG
- a CDS encoding MFS transporter encodes MKPLRTYIIIKNFASSLSQPFISFVSAAFGISGESLAIVSSAGSALPSFIQFLLGFFNIRGKTLTFAGTLVSGILWISLSFIPFNSIFVIVYVFLEASLGVSAYGWYLIMERVSNTSRGKILAQYSFYSVIGGIIATLITGFAVNREFGEVKYFFLTSGLLFLFTSLLSLSFDVDYARKPLKGLSLNKELTKFLLITFLFDVVWSMAWPLFPLAQVYVFNMSFENVAIIDLVANFSTLLLQRKIGELVDKNRRLMMFLGRLALSVFPLSYALSTSVYEIYLANIVAGFTSSINSTAYLSYIYDNSKDVRKGLGLYNAVGGLGDIIGSSIGSLGVEELEFLGLVVAIKVMMLVVASLRVTASLFYLKIQEVKPIKF; translated from the coding sequence ATGAAACCTTTAAGGACTTACATCATAATAAAGAACTTTGCATCAAGCCTTTCACAACCTTTCATCTCCTTTGTTTCAGCTGCCTTCGGAATTTCCGGAGAAAGCCTTGCTATAGTTTCTTCAGCAGGCTCAGCACTACCTTCTTTCATACAGTTTCTCCTTGGGTTCTTCAACATCCGCGGTAAGACGTTGACTTTCGCTGGGACTCTCGTATCTGGAATACTTTGGATTTCCCTCTCCTTTATCCCTTTTAACTCTATTTTCGTTATAGTTTACGTTTTCCTTGAGGCATCTCTGGGTGTCTCAGCTTACGGCTGGTACCTAATTATGGAGAGAGTGAGCAATACTTCCAGAGGGAAGATCTTGGCACAGTACTCCTTCTACTCTGTCATAGGAGGAATAATAGCTACTCTAATCACGGGCTTTGCGGTAAATAGGGAATTTGGTGAAGTAAAGTACTTTTTCTTGACCTCAGGACTCCTTTTCTTGTTCACTTCACTGCTTTCCTTGAGTTTTGACGTTGATTATGCGAGGAAGCCTCTAAAAGGTCTCTCCCTCAACAAGGAGTTAACTAAGTTCCTTCTCATTACATTCCTTTTTGACGTTGTATGGTCGATGGCTTGGCCTTTATTTCCCCTTGCACAGGTTTACGTATTCAACATGAGTTTTGAGAACGTGGCAATAATAGATTTGGTAGCTAACTTTTCCACCCTCCTCCTTCAGAGGAAGATAGGTGAGCTCGTAGATAAAAATAGGAGGCTAATGATGTTCTTAGGTAGGTTAGCCTTATCGGTTTTCCCTCTCAGTTATGCTCTCTCGACTTCAGTTTACGAGATTTACTTGGCAAACATAGTTGCAGGTTTCACTTCTTCCATAAATTCTACTGCCTACCTTTCTTACATTTACGATAATTCAAAGGACGTGAGGAAGGGGCTAGGGCTTTATAACGCTGTTGGTGGTCTTGGAGATATAATAGGCTCGAGTATTGGTTCCTTAGGAGTTGAGGAGTTAGAGTTCCTCGGATTAGTCGTCGCAATAAAAGTTATGATGCTGGTTGTGGCGTCGTTAAGGGTCACTGCTTCCCTCTTTTACTTAAAGATACAGGAAGTAAAACCTATAAAATTCTAA
- the cutA gene encoding glyceraldehyde dehydrogenase subunit alpha, giving the protein MYIGQRIRRKEDLKLITGTGRYVDDINLNGMFYLAILRSNVPHARLKKVNVEDALKLPGVVDVITGLTINVENRPKNFPMAVDEILYAGQPIAAVLAEDRYTAYDALDYISYDYEELPAVIDPEEASKDEVKAVEESSNIAYSKVYKGGNAEKAYEDSEIKIEEKFYISRVYPSPMEPRGLVADYQQDRITVYASTQSPHYMRSYLISAFPDFDFRVIQADVGGAFGSKLFPYAEEYITVYASIKSRRPVKFINTRSEELHSTYHGRGQIHHVKLGASKDGKVNAIIDDLIIDLGAAWHGFYLADISSTLITGPYDIKNAMANIKGVLTNKVPLDQYRGAGRPEAAFVYERMMDILADELRIDPIELRKKNVIKETPYVNPFGLKYDSGNYLDLLNKAEGIYKEMEKNAEELRKQGRKVGVGLSFYVEQNNFGPWESASVRLLANGKVEVIIGAAPHGQGTGTAIAQIVADELGINIDDVSVTWGDTDKISNAFGTYGSRSLTLAGNAALLASRKLKENIIKLVASFLQSDPEEIQYKDGKVFNPKSGKALSLAEIAKMATSNLGGTWNYKAEPTLEATASFGLDNYTFPYGSHIAMVEVDDSGKVRVLDYVAVDDIGLVVNPMLAEGQVEGGIMQGFGEAIMEGIVYDNRGNLLTPSFAEYTIPSPAESFRMKWMYMEEGMSSAPLPAKGIGEGAAIGAPPAIVRAIEKASGRRITTIPVRMEDLI; this is encoded by the coding sequence ATGTACATCGGGCAGAGGATAAGGAGGAAGGAAGATTTAAAACTTATAACTGGAACGGGAAGGTATGTAGATGATATAAACCTAAACGGAATGTTTTATTTAGCAATCCTGAGGAGTAATGTCCCCCACGCAAGGCTAAAGAAAGTAAACGTTGAAGACGCACTTAAACTTCCTGGCGTGGTAGACGTAATAACAGGACTTACAATAAACGTTGAGAACAGACCTAAAAATTTCCCAATGGCTGTGGATGAAATATTATATGCCGGACAACCAATAGCGGCAGTTCTCGCAGAGGACAGATATACTGCTTACGACGCACTTGATTACATTTCCTACGATTATGAAGAACTTCCCGCAGTAATTGATCCAGAAGAGGCGTCAAAGGACGAAGTTAAAGCTGTAGAAGAAAGTAGTAACATTGCATATTCCAAGGTATATAAGGGAGGTAACGCGGAAAAAGCGTATGAGGATAGTGAAATAAAAATAGAGGAGAAGTTCTACATATCTAGGGTTTATCCTTCACCAATGGAACCTAGGGGTTTGGTAGCTGATTACCAACAGGATAGGATAACTGTTTATGCATCAACTCAGTCCCCTCACTACATGAGGTCTTACTTAATTTCAGCTTTTCCTGACTTTGACTTCAGAGTAATCCAGGCGGACGTTGGAGGAGCTTTCGGTTCAAAGTTATTTCCTTATGCTGAAGAGTACATTACTGTTTATGCTTCAATAAAATCAAGGAGGCCCGTAAAGTTCATCAATACTAGGAGTGAAGAACTTCATTCAACTTACCATGGTAGGGGTCAAATACACCACGTTAAGTTGGGTGCAAGTAAGGACGGTAAAGTAAACGCAATAATTGACGACCTAATAATCGACCTCGGTGCTGCATGGCACGGGTTTTACTTAGCTGATATTTCCTCAACTCTAATTACCGGACCTTACGATATTAAGAACGCCATGGCGAATATTAAAGGAGTCCTAACAAATAAAGTTCCCTTAGATCAGTACAGAGGTGCAGGAAGACCAGAGGCTGCCTTCGTTTATGAGAGAATGATGGACATTTTGGCTGACGAGCTAAGAATTGATCCAATAGAACTGAGGAAGAAGAACGTAATAAAGGAGACTCCTTACGTTAACCCATTTGGCTTAAAATACGATAGCGGTAATTACTTAGATTTACTGAACAAGGCCGAAGGAATTTACAAAGAAATGGAGAAGAACGCTGAGGAACTTAGAAAACAAGGAAGAAAAGTAGGAGTAGGGCTCTCATTCTACGTGGAGCAAAATAACTTCGGTCCTTGGGAGAGCGCCTCAGTTAGGTTATTAGCTAACGGTAAGGTTGAGGTCATAATAGGTGCAGCTCCCCACGGTCAAGGTACAGGGACTGCAATAGCCCAAATAGTTGCAGACGAACTGGGGATTAACATAGACGACGTAAGCGTAACTTGGGGCGATACTGATAAAATTTCCAACGCATTTGGAACTTACGGGAGTAGGAGTTTAACCTTAGCAGGTAATGCAGCACTTCTCGCTTCAAGGAAGCTGAAGGAGAATATAATTAAACTTGTGGCGTCATTCTTACAAAGTGACCCTGAGGAGATACAATATAAGGATGGGAAAGTGTTTAATCCTAAGAGCGGTAAAGCGTTGAGTCTTGCTGAAATTGCAAAGATGGCAACTTCAAACCTTGGCGGTACCTGGAATTATAAAGCTGAACCTACTTTGGAGGCTACTGCTTCCTTCGGTCTAGATAATTATACTTTCCCTTACGGTAGTCACATAGCAATGGTTGAGGTCGATGATTCTGGAAAAGTTAGAGTCTTGGATTATGTAGCTGTCGACGACATAGGGCTAGTAGTTAACCCAATGCTTGCAGAGGGACAAGTTGAGGGAGGAATAATGCAGGGCTTCGGAGAGGCTATAATGGAGGGTATTGTATATGACAACAGAGGTAATTTACTTACTCCATCATTTGCTGAGTATACAATTCCTTCTCCTGCAGAGTCTTTTAGGATGAAGTGGATGTACATGGAGGAAGGTATGTCCAGCGCTCCTCTTCCAGCTAAGGGAATTGGAGAAGGTGCCGCAATAGGTGCTCCTCCCGCAATAGTTAGGGCAATAGAGAAGGCTAGTGGAAGGAGGATAACTACTATCCCTGTGAGGATGGAGGACTTAATTTAA
- a CDS encoding ATP-binding protein: MNIEEIKAVLKEQKEEAEELLKGRIIPRDVPSLLDYLSIPNVLAITGVRRSGKSTLSLLLLKGQNFAYVNFDDERLRNLTAEELSRVEEGIYSIYGDVRYLLFDEIQNVKGWEPFISRLRRAGKRIIATGSNSKLLSGELSTSLTGRHIDYMLFPFSFREYLRFNSANVEGDVFTTREKAVIKDSLRKYLEVGGFPEVLALGSRAMLNSIYNDILFKDVVIRLKIRRIEKFKDFSTAVISLYSSEVSFNRLSRMLKIDYKTVEEWFSGIVESYLVYPVGRYSGKVSSLGENKKVYVVDPGIIHDVVIKKDFGRIMENAVAIHLLRKNQGKGIYYVRGDDYEVDFYDEKNGELIQVTYDEEEIKERETTGLLKASSILGARKLKIITWEKEEEIVIGNKRIEVKPLWKFLLMI, translated from the coding sequence ATGAATATTGAAGAAATTAAGGCTGTATTAAAGGAACAGAAGGAGGAAGCAGAAGAACTACTTAAAGGGAGGATAATTCCTAGAGACGTCCCTTCGTTGTTGGATTACCTTTCAATACCGAACGTTTTAGCAATAACCGGAGTGAGGAGGTCTGGGAAGTCTACTTTATCTCTCCTCCTCCTGAAGGGGCAAAACTTCGCTTACGTAAACTTCGACGACGAGAGGTTAAGGAACTTAACTGCAGAGGAGCTTAGCAGGGTTGAGGAAGGAATATATTCAATTTACGGTGACGTTAGGTATTTATTATTTGACGAAATACAGAACGTTAAAGGATGGGAACCATTTATAAGCAGGCTTAGGAGGGCTGGAAAGAGGATAATAGCAACGGGGAGTAACTCAAAGCTCTTATCCGGAGAGCTCTCTACTTCCTTAACAGGGAGGCATATAGACTACATGCTCTTTCCTTTCTCCTTTCGGGAGTATTTAAGGTTTAACAGCGCTAATGTTGAGGGAGACGTTTTTACGACTAGAGAAAAAGCAGTAATTAAGGACAGCTTAAGGAAATACTTAGAAGTGGGAGGCTTTCCTGAAGTCCTAGCGTTAGGAAGTAGAGCAATGCTTAACAGTATTTATAACGACATACTATTTAAGGACGTCGTTATCAGGCTTAAGATAAGGAGGATAGAGAAGTTTAAGGACTTTTCGACTGCAGTTATTTCCCTTTATTCTTCTGAGGTGTCTTTTAATAGGCTTTCTAGAATGCTTAAAATTGATTATAAGACTGTTGAAGAGTGGTTTTCAGGAATTGTTGAAAGTTACTTAGTTTACCCCGTGGGAAGGTATTCTGGTAAAGTAAGTTCCTTAGGGGAAAATAAGAAAGTTTACGTAGTAGACCCGGGAATAATACATGACGTAGTGATAAAGAAGGACTTCGGTAGGATTATGGAGAACGCTGTGGCAATTCATTTGCTCAGGAAAAACCAAGGTAAAGGAATTTACTATGTAAGAGGTGACGATTACGAAGTGGACTTTTACGACGAGAAAAACGGTGAACTTATACAAGTTACTTACGATGAGGAGGAAATAAAAGAGAGGGAAACGACAGGTCTTTTAAAGGCTTCCTCAATCCTAGGAGCTAGGAAGCTAAAGATAATAACCTGGGAGAAGGAGGAAGAAATTGTCATAGGAAATAAGAGAATTGAAGTTAAACCTCTGTGGAAGTTTCTGCTGATGATCTGA